From Prevotella sp. oral taxon 299 str. F0039:
GCAATAAGCGAGATAAAGATTCGTTATTAATGATATATGAAAAGGAAAATTAAAGTTTTATTGGTAGCTCTTATTATTAGTTCTACTGTTTCAGCGCAATATCAGGTAGTACAAAATCGACCTTATACAGATTTAAGAACGTTCCATTTTGGTGTAACTTTAGGAACGCATGTGCAAGATATTGAGTTAAAAAATGTTGGTCCTCAAAACATTCTTTACCCCGATGGGACAACAAAAAATAGTAATATCTTGGTAGAACAGGATCGCTGGGACGCAGGTTTTCATGTCGGAGTCTTGGGCGAGTTGCGCCTCAGTACCCACTTTCAGTTGCGTGTTGCTCCTACGATGTATTTCGGAACACGACACCTTATACTAAGAAATGAACAAGAACACGACATCATAGGGAAAATGATAGAGCAAAGACAAGAACTTAAAACGGCATATATATCAACTCCTACTGAGCTAATTTTTGCAGCAAAAAGAGTGAATAATCATCGCCCTTATATCCTTTTGGGATTTAATCCTATGATTAATTTAAGTGGAAAAGAATCGGATTATATTAAGTTAAAGCGTTATGATGCTTTTGCAGAAATAGGGATAGGTTGCGATTTTTATTTGCCTTTCTTTAAGCTTCGTCCAGAATTGAAATTTATGTATAGCCTTATTAATAGCATTGATGGTAATCATATTAATAAAATAAAGGCAGAAAACATGATTCCATATACTCATTCTGTTAGGGATGCACGCACCAAAATGATAGCTTTAAGTTTTTATTTTGAATGATTATTACGCTATATTTCTTTTAATTTGCAATTATTATGATGTTATCATTTTATGAATTTGAAAGGGAACCTCGATGAAATTATCAATGGCTATATGGTAAATATTATAATAGTTGTATCTTATTTTAGGAAAATATGATGCTTTTACTGGACAATATCAGTGTTCTTGAAAAGTGAAAGTGATGCTTTTCTTATGCGAAAGAACTGCTTTTGCGTTATTATAGATAGATGGTCTAAATATAAAAAGAAAGTCTGCCAAGTATAACTCGGCAGACTTTCATCTTTATTTATTGAATAAATAATTTCTTATAGCAATGCTTGGAACTTTTCATCAAGTGTTGCTTTAGAGGCAGCACCAACAAACTTGTCAACCAATTCGCCATTTTTGAAGAACAATATTGTTGGAATACTACGTACACCGAACTCAATTGCAACCTCATCATTCTCATCAACGTCGCATTTTCCTACAACAATCTTGCCGTCATAGTCGTTTGCTAACTCAGAAATAACTGGTCCTAGCATTCTACAAGGACCACACCAGGGTGCCCAAAGGTCAACAACTAATGGTAAATCACCATTTCTATACTCTTTAAAATTTTCGTTTGTAATCTTTACTTCCATAATCTGTTTCTTTTAATTTGATATTCGTTTTACGGCAAACATTATGCCAAAGTATTTAATTTATATGATATTCTATTTGTTCACTTTGCTCAATATAACGCATAAAATAACGAGTTAGGTCCACACCTTGTGTCTGTGAACGCATCGTTAGCTTTGTGTTGTGTTCCTTATCTATAATCTGAAAGCACAATTCAACTTTTCCTTTGTTCTCCTCGGCAAGTGTAACGATGTCGGTAACAAGATTCTCGTCGATATCATTACTGTCTATACTTAGTGTAATCTTCTGTATCTCAGTGTCTCTAACGGTTTGTAATAGTTTTATATCACTTACTTTAAAGTCGTAAACATCGCTATTTCTAAACCTTTGAGTAGACTTTCCTCTCACCAAAATGGGGTAGCCTTCTTGCAACATTCCTTGCCATTTTGCCCAGTCTTCACCAAACAAAGCAAGTCTACCAGAGCCGTTAAAATCTTCAATAGTCACAAAGCCACAAGGCAAACCTTTCTTTGTTGTTCTTGCTTCAGATAAGGTTACGATACCTCCAAGGGCTACATTTTCTTTAGAAGCAAGTGCCAAGTTGTCGGCAAGTTCATTGCAATTGGCATTACATAGGTTGTTAATTACCATGCTAAACTCGTCGAGTGGATGAGCAGAAAGGTAGATACCAATGCAATCTCGCTCTCTATTTAAAAGCTCAATGTGGCTCCATTCTTCCCATTCAGGAGGTGTTGGATGAGGTATTTCAGCTGCATCATCACCGCCAAAGAGAGAGTTTTGCGATTGATTTTGCTCGCTTTGATAGCGTTGTCCATATCGAACTAGAAGGTCGATAAATGGTTCTCCCTTAATGTTTTTGGTGAGATATTGTTCTCGTTTCAATTCTTTAAAGCCGTCAAGTGCACCACTTAGAGCCAAAAGCTCAAGTGCTTTTTTGTTGACCGCATTGATATTTACACGTTCTATAAAGTCGTATATGTTTTTATAAGGACCATTTTTTGTGCGTTCTTCAACGATAGATTGAGCAGCAGCGTCGCCCATTCCCTTGATAGCAGATAGTCCAAAGCGAATAATTCCGTCTTTATTGGCACTAAATTTTTGTCTACTTTCATTTACATCAGGTCCTAAAACCTTGATACCAAGAGCCCTACACTCGTCTATAAACTTAATAACTTCGGTAATATTGTTCAAGTTTCGACTCAGAACAGCTGCCATATATTCAGCAGGGTAGTGTGCTTTTAGGTATGCAGTTTGAAAAGAAACCCACGAATAGCATGTTGCGTGGCTCTTATTAAAAGCATAAGAGGCAAACTTTTTCCAGTCTTCCCAAATCTTATTCAACACTTTTTGGTCGTGACCATTCTTCACTCCGCCCTCATAAAACAAGGTTTCGAGCTTGTCCATCTGTGCAATAAGTTTCTTACCCATTGCTTTTCGAAGCGTATCACTTTGTCCTCGTGTGAAACCTGCAAGCTGTCTTGCAAGCAACATCACCTGTTCTTGGTACACAGTGATGCCGTATGTATCCTTAAGATACTTCTCCATACAAGGAATATCGTATTGAATCTTGCTCGGATCTTTCTTTCTTTCAATGAAATCTGGAATGTAATCCATAGGTCCTGGACGATATAATGCGTTCATTGCGATGAGGTCTTCGAACACAGTTGGTTGCAAAGAACGTAAGTGTTTCTGCATACCTGGCGACTCAAACTGAAATGTTCCAATGGTTTTTCCTGCTGAATACAATTCGTAAGTCAAAGCATCGTCGATTGGAATATTATCCAAATCGATCTTAATTCCTTTAGTGAATTGAATATTATCCACCGCTTCTTTTAAGATAGAAAGGGTCTTTAAGCCCAAGAAGTCCATCTTAATAAGTCCTGTATCTTCAATAACATGACCGTCATATTGCGTACATCGCAACTTATGTCCAGGGTCTGTTTTGTCTTCTGCTATAGATATGGGTACCCAATCGCTAATTGGGTCTCTACAAATAATAAAGCCACAGGCGTGCACACCCGTTCCTCTTACGGTTCCTTCGAGCTTCTTTGCATATTTAATTGTATTTCGAACCTTCTCATCTGGTGATTCTTCCGCTTGCTTAAGCTCTGGAATTGAAGCCACAGCATTCGTTAAATTCATCTTAAGGTCATTGGGAAGCTTGTCGGGAATGCTCTTACATAGGTAGTTAGCTTGGTCTAATGGAACCCTTTCAACACGTGCAACGTCTTTTAAAGAGTTCTTAGTAGCCATCGTTCCGTATGTAATAATGTGCGCACAGTTCTCGTGTCCGTATTTATTTTCAACCCATTCGAGCACAAGACCACGGCCGTCATCATCGAAGTCGGTATCAATATCAGGCAAAGAGATACGATCGGGGTTCAAGAAACGCTCAAAAAGCAAATCGTATTTGATGGGGTCTATCTTTGTAATACCTAAACAATATGCCACAACAGAGCCTGCTGCCGATCCTCTTCCTGGTCCAACCATCACCCCAAGTTCGTTTCTTGCGGTGTTAATAAAATCTTGTACGATCAAGAAGTAACCAGGGAAACCCATTGTTTTCATGATATGTAGCTCGAACTTAATACGCTCGTCCACCTCATCAGTTAAAGGCTCGCCATATAATTTCTTTGCACCATCATAGGCAAGTTTTCCTAAATAGTCGGCTTCAAACTTAACTCTGTATAGTTTTTCAATACCTCCAAGTTTCTCAATCTTCTTCTTTCCCTCCTCAAGGGGTAGTGGGTTCTGGCCGTTTTCGTCAGAAGTAAACTCTTTAAAGAGGTCTTCTTCAGAAATAGAACTGCGCAAATCCTCTTCCGTTCCGAAGTCTTCTGGAATGGGATAGAAGGGCATAATGGGCGCATGGTCGATCGAATAGAGTTCAATTTTGTCCAAAATCTCGCAAGTGTTTTGCATTGCTTCAGGCAAATCACCAAAAACTTCGTTCATTTCTTCTTTCGATTTAAACCACTCTTGTTTTGTATATAGAAGACGATTGGGGTCGTTCAAATCCTTATTGGTAGACAAACAGATAAGATGATCGTGTGCTTCCGCATCATCTTTTTCTATAAAATGCACGTCATTGGTGCATACAACCTTGATATCTAGCTCCTTTGCGATCTCCAAAAGAGCTTTGTTTGCTTTTTGTTGAAGTGGATATGTTTGTCTGTTAGCACGCTGACTTGGATCTTTTACTTCGTGTCTTTGAAGCTCAAGATAATAATCATCGCCGAAAACTCGTTTGAACCAGCGTGCGGCTTCACGGGCTCCTTCGTAGTCACCTTTTAATACTTTAGATGGAACTTCGCCCGCAATACATGCCGAACACACAATCAATCCTTCATGATAGCGTTCCAAATCTTCGTGATCGGTACGTGGACGCATGTAAAAACCATCAACCCAAGAGCGTGAAACCAACTTAATGAGGTTTTTATACCCTTGGAAATTCTTTGCAAGAACAATGAGGTGTTTACCTCCCATGTCTCCATTTTCCTTGATCTTGCTTTCCTTTTTATTTCTTGCAACATACATCTCACAACCAAGAATAGGCTTAAAAGGAGGCAGACCCTCTTCTTTTCTCTTGCCGTTTACCTTGTTACAATAGTTGTAAAATTCTTTTATTCCGAACATGTTTCCGTGGTCTGTTATTGCCAAACCACGCATTCCGTTGTTAATTGCTTTATCAACTAACTTCTGAATATTCGACTGTCCGTCCAGAATAGAATAGTAAGTATGTACGTGTAAGTGAACGAAATCTTCCATAAATATCTTTCAAATGGGATGTAAAATTACTTCTTTACATTGGAATGGCAAAAGAATGGTATTAAAAAAGTTTGTAGAATGAATAAAAACACCTATCTTTGCATAAATAATAAGAGATCTTGTTACTATGATTAAAAAGATAAAAAAGCTAAAGAAAATAAAGATACATCATGAGGGAACTGATACTCTCATCTATAGTTTTATTGCACTTGCTACTATTTCTATTTTACTTTGGCGTTTCATTGATACTAAGATTCCTTTTGGGATATTCACTACTATTGGAACAATTGCCTATCTCATTGTACTTAATTTTTATCGTTGTCCTATTCGTTATTTTGGAGAAGAGGACACAGAAGGTATCGTTGTAGCTCCTGCAGACGGCAAGATTGTTGTGATAGAAGAAGTAGAAGAAAATCAATACTTCCATGAAAAGAGACTCATGGTAAGTATCTTTATGAATCTTTTCAATGTTCATGCGAATTGGTTCCCTGTAGATGGCAAGGTAAAGCTTATTCGTCACTTCGATGGTAACTTCCATAAAGCATGGCTTCCCAAAGCAAGTGAGGAAAATGAACATGCAGATGTGTTGATAACAACACCTGAAGGACAAGACATTTTATGCCGACAAATAGCAGGAGCAATGGCTCGTCGTATTGTAACTTATGCACGAGAAGGCGAAGATTGCTATATAGATGAGCACTTAGGCTTTATTAAATTAGGCTCACGAGTAGACCTTTACCTACCAATTGGTAGTGAGATTTGTGTCAAGATGGGTCAAAAAACAACTGGAAATCAAACAATAATAGCAAAGCTTAAATCATAGAAAAGCCAAGAAAGGGGCATTGTTAAATAGAAGATGATCAATAGTTTGAAGAAGAACATACCCAACATGCTAACATGTTGCAATCTTATTTCTGGATGTATTGCCGTGTATTTTGCATTTGGAGCACATTTCAAGGAAGCTTTTTTATTTATTATCATAGGTGCAATATTCGATTTTTTTGATGGAATGGTTGCACGTTTACTTCACGTATCATCTCCAATTGGAAAAGAGTTAGATTCATTAGCAGATGTAGTTACATTTGGAGTAGCTCCTGCAACAATGATATTTACCGAATTAACAGCACTAACTTCCTCTTGTTTTGCAACCGCATCGTGTGGCTCTTACTGCTCAATGATGCAACCTATATTGCCTTTTGTGGCATTTATTTTAGCTGCTTTTTCAGCCCTTCGACTTGCAAAATTCAACTTAGACGAGCGTCAAACTACCTCATTCATTGGTCTTCCAACACCAGCAAACGCCCTCTTTTGGTCGTCGTTGCTAGTTGCTCATAGCACAACCATCGAGACATTCTCGTTCGCTCGTCAGCTTATAATAGCCCTTCTTTTCATCACTTCTTATCTATTAGTATGCGAACTGCCCATGTTTGCACTAAAGTTTAAGACCTATGCGTTTGCAGAAAACAAACTTAAATATGGCTTCGTAGCATTCTCTATCATTGTGTTCGCCCTAACAGGTATCATCAATGGCTTTTGGATAGTTATTGCTTGTTATGTTGCTCTTTCTGCATTTGTAGCATTGATAGAGAAGAAATAAGCGATAATTTTTCATCTTTGTTTTTAGGATATGGCAACTTTTTTGAGTTTTATTTTCTACTTATTTTTATCAGGACTTATCTTTATTGGAATGATTCTCTTCATTCTTTATCGCCGAGTGAAGAACGTTACCAATATGTTTAATAAGCAACGACACTCTACACAACAGCAAGAAAGACAAAGAACCTATCGTTCTGATAGTGGAGAAACAGTTGTAGACTATCGCAATACACAAGAAACCGATCGCAAAATCTTTAGAAAAGAAGAGGGCGAATATGTGGATTATGAGGAAGAGAAATAATCAATAATATTTTACCCCATTTTATTTTTCATTTTAATACTTATGGTTTATTAGCTATAAGCTCTTCTTTTGGTGCATAATAATATATTTTTCTTTCTTAACTCCAATGGGGAGGACTTGAAAAGTCAATGCTTTTACCCTCTTTTCTCAATGCTTTTGCGTTCTAATTCCATAACTTTTACACCGCAATAGCAATCATTTTATTTTTACATTCCATCTCCTTTGTACTGCAAGAACTTTCATCTTCTATTGTTATATATCCTTCGTTTGCATTGAAGAATGGTATGAACACAAATAAAATGTCTATAGATGTAGATGAAGAGGATAAAAGAATAGGGGAGAATAACATCTTTGGGAGTGAGAAAGAGGAGGCTAATAGTTGGATAGAGTAAAGAAAGGAGCTGGTTTTAAGGTAAAAGAAAATCCGTTAAGTTGAGCAAACTGAACTTGTAAAGCATTGCGCAACCTAA
This genomic window contains:
- a CDS encoding porin family protein, which translates into the protein MKRKIKVLLVALIISSTVSAQYQVVQNRPYTDLRTFHFGVTLGTHVQDIELKNVGPQNILYPDGTTKNSNILVEQDRWDAGFHVGVLGELRLSTHFQLRVAPTMYFGTRHLILRNEQEHDIIGKMIEQRQELKTAYISTPTELIFAAKRVNNHRPYILLGFNPMINLSGKESDYIKLKRYDAFAEIGIGCDFYLPFFKLRPELKFMYSLINSIDGNHINKIKAENMIPYTHSVRDARTKMIALSFYFE
- the trxA gene encoding thioredoxin — protein: MEVKITNENFKEYRNGDLPLVVDLWAPWCGPCRMLGPVISELANDYDGKIVVGKCDVDENDEVAIEFGVRSIPTILFFKNGELVDKFVGAASKATLDEKFQALL
- the dnaE gene encoding DNA polymerase III subunit alpha, which gives rise to MEDFVHLHVHTYYSILDGQSNIQKLVDKAINNGMRGLAITDHGNMFGIKEFYNYCNKVNGKRKEEGLPPFKPILGCEMYVARNKKESKIKENGDMGGKHLIVLAKNFQGYKNLIKLVSRSWVDGFYMRPRTDHEDLERYHEGLIVCSACIAGEVPSKVLKGDYEGAREAARWFKRVFGDDYYLELQRHEVKDPSQRANRQTYPLQQKANKALLEIAKELDIKVVCTNDVHFIEKDDAEAHDHLICLSTNKDLNDPNRLLYTKQEWFKSKEEMNEVFGDLPEAMQNTCEILDKIELYSIDHAPIMPFYPIPEDFGTEEDLRSSISEEDLFKEFTSDENGQNPLPLEEGKKKIEKLGGIEKLYRVKFEADYLGKLAYDGAKKLYGEPLTDEVDERIKFELHIMKTMGFPGYFLIVQDFINTARNELGVMVGPGRGSAAGSVVAYCLGITKIDPIKYDLLFERFLNPDRISLPDIDTDFDDDGRGLVLEWVENKYGHENCAHIITYGTMATKNSLKDVARVERVPLDQANYLCKSIPDKLPNDLKMNLTNAVASIPELKQAEESPDEKVRNTIKYAKKLEGTVRGTGVHACGFIICRDPISDWVPISIAEDKTDPGHKLRCTQYDGHVIEDTGLIKMDFLGLKTLSILKEAVDNIQFTKGIKIDLDNIPIDDALTYELYSAGKTIGTFQFESPGMQKHLRSLQPTVFEDLIAMNALYRPGPMDYIPDFIERKKDPSKIQYDIPCMEKYLKDTYGITVYQEQVMLLARQLAGFTRGQSDTLRKAMGKKLIAQMDKLETLFYEGGVKNGHDQKVLNKIWEDWKKFASYAFNKSHATCYSWVSFQTAYLKAHYPAEYMAAVLSRNLNNITEVIKFIDECRALGIKVLGPDVNESRQKFSANKDGIIRFGLSAIKGMGDAAAQSIVEERTKNGPYKNIYDFIERVNINAVNKKALELLALSGALDGFKELKREQYLTKNIKGEPFIDLLVRYGQRYQSEQNQSQNSLFGGDDAAEIPHPTPPEWEEWSHIELLNRERDCIGIYLSAHPLDEFSMVINNLCNANCNELADNLALASKENVALGGIVTLSEARTTKKGLPCGFVTIEDFNGSGRLALFGEDWAKWQGMLQEGYPILVRGKSTQRFRNSDVYDFKVSDIKLLQTVRDTEIQKITLSIDSNDIDENLVTDIVTLAEENKGKVELCFQIIDKEHNTKLTMRSQTQGVDLTRYFMRYIEQSEQIEYHIN
- a CDS encoding phosphatidylserine decarboxylase family protein, with the translated sequence MIKKIKKLKKIKIHHEGTDTLIYSFIALATISILLWRFIDTKIPFGIFTTIGTIAYLIVLNFYRCPIRYFGEEDTEGIVVAPADGKIVVIEEVEENQYFHEKRLMVSIFMNLFNVHANWFPVDGKVKLIRHFDGNFHKAWLPKASEENEHADVLITTPEGQDILCRQIAGAMARRIVTYAREGEDCYIDEHLGFIKLGSRVDLYLPIGSEICVKMGQKTTGNQTIIAKLKS
- the pssA gene encoding CDP-diacylglycerol--serine O-phosphatidyltransferase, producing MINSLKKNIPNMLTCCNLISGCIAVYFAFGAHFKEAFLFIIIGAIFDFFDGMVARLLHVSSPIGKELDSLADVVTFGVAPATMIFTELTALTSSCFATASCGSYCSMMQPILPFVAFILAAFSALRLAKFNLDERQTTSFIGLPTPANALFWSSLLVAHSTTIETFSFARQLIIALLFITSYLLVCELPMFALKFKTYAFAENKLKYGFVAFSIIVFALTGIINGFWIVIACYVALSAFVALIEKK
- a CDS encoding DUF4834 family protein gives rise to the protein MATFLSFIFYLFLSGLIFIGMILFILYRRVKNVTNMFNKQRHSTQQQERQRTYRSDSGETVVDYRNTQETDRKIFRKEEGEYVDYEEEK